A stretch of Klebsiella sp. RHBSTW-00484 DNA encodes these proteins:
- the glgA gene encoding glycogen synthase GlgA yields the protein MRVLHVGAEMFPLLKTGGLADVTGALPAAQIAEGVDTRVLLPGFPAIRDGVGEPQVVASRETFAGPMTLLFGDFNGVGIYLIDAPHLYDRPGNPYHDPQMQDYPDNVLRFALLSWVAAELAGGLDPFWRPEIVHAHDWHAGLTPAYLAARGNPARSVFTVHNIAYQGLFLARHMAEIALPWSFFQMHGVEFKGQISFLKAGLYFADHITTVSPTYAREITEPQYAFGLEELLRQRQREGRLSGILNGVDESIWDPRRDPLLAAPYDRNSLAEKAKNKQQLQTTLGLKEDGRALLFTVVSRLTSQKGLDLLLGALPGIIAQGGQLALLGSGDPDLQARFLAAAAQYSGQVSIRIGYDEALSHQMIGGADVILVPSRFEPCGLTQLYGLRYGTLPLVRRTGGLADTVADCSLENLADGIASGFVFTDSETESLLHAIHRAFVLWSRPSLWRYVQRQAMSMDFSWQIAAKSFHQLYQRII from the coding sequence CCCGCGATCCGCGACGGAGTCGGGGAACCGCAGGTGGTGGCCAGCAGGGAGACCTTCGCCGGGCCGATGACACTGTTGTTTGGCGACTTTAACGGCGTGGGCATCTATCTGATTGATGCCCCGCATCTCTATGACCGGCCGGGTAATCCTTATCATGACCCGCAGATGCAGGATTATCCCGATAACGTCCTGCGTTTCGCGCTGTTGAGTTGGGTCGCGGCCGAGCTTGCTGGCGGTCTGGATCCGTTCTGGCGGCCTGAAATCGTCCACGCCCATGACTGGCATGCGGGCCTCACGCCGGCTTATCTGGCCGCCCGCGGCAACCCCGCCAGGTCAGTGTTTACGGTGCACAACATTGCCTATCAGGGCTTGTTCCTCGCCCGGCATATGGCGGAGATCGCTTTACCGTGGTCATTCTTCCAGATGCATGGGGTGGAGTTTAAAGGACAGATCTCCTTCCTTAAGGCGGGCCTCTATTTCGCTGACCATATCACCACCGTCAGCCCGACGTATGCCCGTGAAATTACCGAACCGCAGTACGCGTTCGGTCTGGAAGAGTTGCTGCGGCAACGTCAGCGGGAAGGGCGACTGTCGGGGATCCTTAACGGCGTCGACGAAAGCATCTGGGATCCGCGCCGCGATCCGCTGCTGGCTGCGCCTTACGACCGGAACTCGCTGGCTGAGAAAGCGAAGAACAAGCAGCAGCTGCAGACGACGCTGGGGCTGAAGGAGGACGGCCGGGCGCTGTTGTTCACCGTCGTGAGCCGGCTCACCAGCCAGAAGGGGCTGGATCTGCTCCTTGGCGCACTGCCGGGAATCATTGCGCAGGGAGGGCAGCTGGCGCTACTGGGATCCGGCGACCCGGATTTGCAGGCCCGTTTTCTTGCCGCTGCGGCGCAATACTCCGGGCAGGTGAGTATCCGGATCGGTTACGACGAGGCGCTGTCGCATCAGATGATTGGCGGCGCCGACGTCATCCTGGTGCCCAGCCGTTTTGAACCCTGCGGTCTGACCCAGCTCTATGGCCTTCGCTACGGCACATTGCCGCTGGTTCGTCGCACCGGCGGACTGGCGGATACCGTCGCCGACTGTTCGCTCGAAAACCTTGCTGACGGGATCGCGAGCGGATTTGTGTTTACCGACAGCGAGACTGAATCACTATTACATGCCATCCACCGGGCCTTTGTCCTGTGGTCCCGTCCATCGCTGTGGCGGTACGTGCAACGTCAGGCAATGAGCATGGATTTTAGCTGGCAAATTGCCGCTAAGTCTTTCCACCAGTTGTATCAGCGTATTATTTAA